The Mucilaginibacter mallensis genome has a segment encoding these proteins:
- a CDS encoding VCBS repeat-containing protein has translation MLSRAAIYSFFAAVCLFFYGCKDDTSHLFTLLSSSRTGVDFANTLTETDKQNLLNYVYFYNGGGVAIGDINGDGLPDILLTGNMVPTRLYLNKGNFKFEDITEKSGLSKIKGWCTGATMADVNGDGKLDIYICRSADKDPKNRKNLLFINNGNSTFTEEGAKYGLDDDGYSTQAVFFDYDKDGDLDMFLINHSLQEYSTGIYLSIYLRRDQQPQFSCKLYRNDNGHFTDVSKQAGITSNVLTFGLGVAVSDVNNDGWPDIYVSNDFNEPDYLFMNNGNGTFTEKLSQSMDEVPLNSMGSDFADINNDGYPDLMTLDMLPESNHAQKMHSGSESFNKFQFLFKSGFYYQFSRNMLQKNNGDGTFSEIGQMSGVSNTDWSWSALFSDFDNDGNKDLFVTNGYVRDFNDMDFVKYQADVAMGQSIGGGDRSKKSMIEKMPSVVIPNYIYQNVGNCLFTNKIKDWGLDQNSISSGAAYVDLNNDGGMDLVVNNINQKAFIYKNNATLLDKQNNWLKVKFQGSPKNTFGIGAKVKVYCKGNLYYQEQFPVRGFQSSVDQVLNFGIGTHAIADSVVVIWPDDKMQKLLSVKAKQTLTVKWADAPLKWHADTVKHNQYFKNTKAPGFVHKENDFNDFNRQALMPNYLSRQGPCLAKADINGDGREDIFIGGAKDQPSRIYVQQADGSFVYKPEPAIEKDSARETVKAQFIDVNNDGKPDLYVASGGYEFAEHDTVFQDHIYINDGKGNFKLSKGALPAMLFSKGCVKAADINGDGAMDIFVGGRVIPGKYPVAPQSMLLLNDGKGHFTDATRKICPALANIGMVTDGVWLDLNGDKKLDLVVVGEWMPIKVFINQNGKLIDESAKYIKFPSTGLWNKIYAADLNGDGRLDLVVGNIGLNTQFKISPQQPLSICYKDFDKNGTIDPVLCYYIDGVNYPAISRDDLMDQIPMLKKKFLDYAPYADATMADVFTPEQMKGAITLKAETAETIYLENDGSNGFKLKKLPIEAQYSPVYTIVSIDANHDGKPDLVLAGNNAWTRIKFGRYKANHGILLLNDGKGNFTYVPQYKSGFNLRDDIRSAETINTASGQQIIFGANDAPLKAYTLNK, from the coding sequence ATGCTATCCAGGGCAGCCATATATAGTTTTTTTGCTGCTGTTTGTCTGTTTTTTTATGGTTGCAAGGATGATACTTCGCACCTGTTCACGCTATTAAGCAGCAGCCGCACCGGGGTTGATTTTGCAAACACACTAACCGAAACCGACAAGCAGAACCTATTAAACTACGTATATTTTTATAACGGCGGCGGCGTAGCCATAGGCGATATTAATGGCGATGGCTTGCCTGATATTTTGCTTACCGGCAATATGGTACCAACCCGCCTATACCTCAATAAAGGCAACTTTAAATTTGAGGATATTACCGAAAAAAGCGGTCTTTCAAAAATAAAGGGATGGTGTACCGGCGCTACTATGGCCGATGTAAATGGCGATGGTAAGCTGGATATATATATTTGCCGTTCGGCGGATAAGGACCCTAAGAACCGCAAGAACCTGCTGTTCATCAATAACGGAAATTCCACCTTTACCGAAGAGGGCGCAAAATATGGCCTGGATGATGATGGCTACTCCACCCAGGCAGTATTTTTTGATTATGATAAAGATGGCGACCTGGATATGTTCCTCATCAACCACTCACTACAGGAATATTCAACCGGTATTTATTTAAGTATTTATCTACGGCGAGACCAGCAGCCACAATTTTCCTGCAAACTGTACCGGAATGATAACGGCCATTTTACCGATGTAAGCAAACAGGCCGGTATTACCTCAAATGTGCTCACCTTCGGGCTTGGCGTTGCCGTATCTGATGTAAACAATGATGGCTGGCCCGATATATATGTGAGTAACGACTTTAATGAGCCAGATTACCTGTTTATGAACAATGGCAACGGCACATTTACCGAAAAGCTCAGCCAGTCAATGGATGAAGTGCCGCTCAACTCCATGGGATCGGATTTTGCGGATATTAATAACGATGGCTACCCCGACCTGATGACGCTGGATATGCTGCCCGAAAGCAATCATGCGCAAAAAATGCACAGCGGCAGCGAAAGCTTCAATAAATTCCAGTTCCTGTTTAAAAGCGGGTTTTATTATCAGTTTAGCCGCAATATGCTGCAAAAAAACAATGGCGATGGTACATTCAGCGAGATAGGGCAAATGAGCGGGGTATCCAATACCGACTGGAGCTGGTCGGCCTTATTCTCGGATTTTGATAACGATGGTAATAAGGATCTTTTTGTAACCAATGGCTATGTGCGCGATTTTAACGACATGGACTTTGTGAAATACCAGGCCGATGTAGCCATGGGCCAAAGCATTGGCGGGGGCGACCGGTCAAAAAAATCCATGATCGAAAAAATGCCTTCGGTAGTTATCCCCAATTATATTTATCAAAATGTCGGCAATTGCCTTTTTACCAATAAGATCAAGGATTGGGGCCTCGATCAAAATTCCATATCATCAGGCGCAGCCTATGTCGACCTGAATAACGACGGTGGCATGGACCTGGTGGTCAATAACATCAACCAAAAAGCCTTCATCTATAAAAACAACGCAACCTTGCTAGATAAGCAAAACAACTGGCTAAAGGTAAAATTCCAGGGCAGCCCTAAAAACACCTTTGGCATTGGCGCCAAGGTAAAAGTTTACTGCAAGGGCAATCTATATTACCAAGAGCAGTTCCCGGTCAGAGGCTTTCAATCATCGGTTGACCAAGTGTTGAACTTTGGTATCGGCACCCATGCTATCGCCGATTCGGTGGTAGTGATATGGCCCGATGATAAAATGCAAAAGCTACTTAGCGTAAAAGCTAAACAAACGCTAACCGTTAAATGGGCCGACGCTCCGCTTAAATGGCATGCAGATACCGTTAAACACAACCAGTACTTTAAAAACACAAAAGCACCGGGCTTTGTCCATAAGGAAAATGATTTTAATGATTTTAACAGGCAGGCGCTCATGCCTAATTATCTGTCGCGCCAAGGGCCTTGTTTAGCTAAGGCTGATATTAATGGTGATGGCCGCGAGGATATATTTATCGGCGGGGCAAAAGATCAGCCAAGTCGCATATATGTGCAGCAAGCAGATGGTTCATTTGTTTACAAGCCTGAACCGGCTATTGAAAAGGATTCGGCACGTGAAACTGTAAAAGCCCAGTTTATTGATGTCAACAATGATGGCAAGCCCGATCTGTACGTGGCCAGTGGCGGCTATGAATTTGCCGAACATGACACCGTATTCCAGGATCATATTTATATTAATGATGGCAAGGGCAACTTTAAACTCAGCAAGGGCGCTTTACCTGCCATGCTATTCAGCAAGGGCTGTGTAAAAGCAGCCGATATAAATGGCGATGGCGCCATGGATATTTTTGTAGGTGGCAGGGTTATACCCGGCAAATACCCGGTTGCCCCGCAAAGTATGCTGCTGCTGAATGATGGCAAAGGTCATTTTACTGATGCTACACGAAAGATCTGCCCGGCACTGGCAAATATCGGTATGGTCACCGATGGGGTATGGCTTGATCTTAATGGTGATAAAAAACTCGACCTGGTGGTTGTGGGCGAATGGATGCCGATAAAGGTGTTTATCAACCAAAATGGTAAGCTGATTGATGAATCAGCAAAATATATTAAATTCCCATCAACCGGGTTGTGGAACAAGATCTATGCTGCTGACCTGAACGGTGACGGGCGGCTTGATTTGGTAGTAGGCAATATCGGCCTGAATACACAATTTAAAATCAGCCCGCAGCAACCGCTATCCATTTGCTATAAGGATTTCGATAAGAACGGAACCATCGACCCTGTGCTCTGCTATTATATTGATGGGGTTAACTATCCCGCTATATCACGCGACGACCTGATGGACCAGATCCCTATGTTAAAAAAGAAGTTTCTGGACTATGCGCCCTATGCTGATGCCACCATGGCTGATGTTTTTACCCCTGAGCAAATGAAGGGTGCGATTACCCTAAAAGCGGAAACTGCGGAAACCATTTATCTGGAAAATGACGGCAGCAACGGTTTCAAACTAAAAAAACTACCTATCGAGGCGCAATATTCACCGGTGTACACCATTGTAAGTATTGATGCCAATCATGATGGCAAGCCCGACTTGGTACTGGCCGGCAATAATGCCTGGACACGTATAAAATTCGGCAGGTATAAGGCTAATCATGGCATATTGCTGCTCAATGATGGTAAAGGCAATTTTACCTATGTGCCACAATACAAAAGCGGGTTTAACCTGCGCGATGATATCCGCAGCGCTGAAACTATCAACACAGCTTCAGGCCAGCAGATCATTTTCGGCGCGAATGATGCGCCTTTAAAAGCTTATACTTTAAACAAATAA
- a CDS encoding vanadium-dependent haloperoxidase, with protein sequence MKRLLLYLFSALFVLSSCRRADYKKTFRDPQLYSNTVHALNAVVMGNNFSPVVASRNYAYANIAAYEVIAGGDPKHYQSLVGQVNGFKAVAHPPKGKNICYEYAAILAFCNVGELVTFPAGSMKDYVDSLRDLALENGMPDEVMKNSEDYANAVAKSIIKWSIGDNYLQTRTGEKYTIKDSAGRWVPTPPAYTDAVEPHWKEIRRMVLKSTTQVKFEPPPAYNVKDTSSKYYHEVKLIENTGDHLSPEQTAIADFWDDNPGKLNLNGHMMYVSKKFSPGGHWMSITGIAAKKVNADFNTTVCAYAKTAIALFDAFIQCWTVKYFYNTARPETVIDANFNDRWRPHLQTPPFPEYSCGHCTISAAAAEALSSTLGDNVVYTDTSELEFGIKSRQFTSFRQAAAETAISRFYGGIHFHNSCMVSTGYGKQVGQLVVDQLKMKK encoded by the coding sequence ATGAAACGGCTTCTTCTATACCTATTTTCCGCATTGTTCGTGCTTTCCTCATGCAGGCGTGCTGATTATAAAAAAACATTCCGCGATCCGCAATTGTACAGCAATACCGTACATGCGCTTAATGCTGTGGTAATGGGTAACAATTTCTCACCTGTAGTAGCCTCACGCAATTATGCCTATGCCAATATTGCCGCCTATGAAGTTATAGCTGGTGGCGACCCCAAACATTATCAATCGTTAGTTGGGCAGGTAAATGGCTTCAAAGCAGTTGCTCATCCGCCAAAAGGCAAAAACATTTGTTACGAGTACGCGGCGATACTGGCTTTCTGTAATGTAGGCGAACTGGTAACCTTTCCGGCAGGTAGCATGAAGGATTATGTTGATAGCCTACGCGACCTGGCACTTGAAAACGGGATGCCTGATGAGGTGATGAAAAATTCAGAAGATTATGCTAACGCAGTAGCAAAAAGCATCATCAAATGGAGCATAGGCGATAATTACCTGCAAACACGCACCGGCGAAAAGTATACCATAAAAGATTCAGCCGGCAGATGGGTACCTACTCCCCCGGCCTATACCGATGCCGTTGAACCACACTGGAAAGAAATACGCCGCATGGTACTGAAAAGCACTACACAAGTTAAGTTTGAGCCGCCGCCTGCCTATAATGTAAAGGATACTTCCTCCAAATATTATCATGAGGTGAAGTTGATAGAAAATACCGGTGATCACCTTAGCCCCGAACAAACTGCTATAGCCGACTTTTGGGATGATAATCCCGGCAAATTAAATCTTAACGGGCATATGATGTATGTCTCCAAAAAGTTCTCGCCGGGCGGCCATTGGATGAGTATTACGGGCATCGCGGCAAAAAAGGTAAATGCTGATTTTAACACAACAGTATGCGCCTATGCAAAAACAGCCATCGCCTTGTTTGATGCCTTTATACAATGCTGGACGGTTAAATATTTTTACAACACCGCCAGACCAGAAACAGTAATTGATGCTAATTTTAATGACCGCTGGCGCCCGCACCTGCAAACACCACCATTCCCTGAATATAGTTGCGGGCATTGCACCATATCTGCAGCGGCAGCTGAAGCTTTAAGCAGTACCTTAGGTGATAATGTAGTTTATACTGATACTTCCGAGCTTGAATTTGGCATAAAGAGCCGGCAGTTTACCTCTTTCCGCCAGGCGGCGGCTGAGACGGCAATCTCCCGGTTTTATGGTGGTATACATTTTCATAATTCCTGTATGGTTTCAACTGGGTATGGCAAACAGGTAGGGCAGCTTGTTGTAGATCAGCTTAAAATGAAGAAATAA
- a CDS encoding ankyrin repeat domain-containing protein, which produces MKDMADITVQQAITAIDNGKTAELMELIEFNPDLVVDRLQNNGDGYFKNPYLLWFVADNPIRIAKLPHNVLDVTRLLIQTVKRKAPDTYQYQLDYALVLVASGSVPRECGVQIAMIDSLIDAGASPNAAMTALTNGNIDVAQYLVDRGDKLTLAIAVCLESIDDINHLAALTSENEKLTALAAAAFYGKANMVKRLLELGINPNGFPKNGGFHSHATPLHQAVSSGSLDSVKLLVEAGASLYATDKIYNGTPQGWAAHMQSDDSNDELRKRNFGLIKTFLHTSEDAH; this is translated from the coding sequence ATGAAAGATATGGCGGATATAACAGTTCAACAAGCAATAACAGCAATAGATAATGGTAAGACGGCCGAACTGATGGAATTGATTGAATTCAATCCGGATTTGGTAGTTGATAGATTACAGAACAACGGTGACGGTTATTTCAAAAATCCTTACTTGCTGTGGTTTGTGGCGGATAACCCTATACGGATTGCCAAACTACCACACAATGTTCTGGATGTAACCAGATTATTGATACAAACCGTAAAAAGGAAAGCGCCGGACACATACCAATACCAGCTTGATTACGCACTTGTTTTAGTAGCATCTGGTAGTGTTCCGCGCGAATGTGGCGTACAGATTGCAATGATCGATTCACTGATAGATGCGGGAGCTTCCCCTAATGCTGCGATGACTGCTTTAACAAATGGCAATATAGACGTTGCACAGTATTTAGTTGACCGCGGCGATAAGCTCACCTTAGCGATAGCTGTTTGCCTGGAAAGTATAGATGATATTAATCATTTAGCTGCATTGACAAGTGAGAATGAAAAACTCACCGCACTTGCAGCCGCTGCGTTTTATGGAAAAGCAAATATGGTTAAGCGCTTGTTGGAACTTGGTATCAATCCTAATGGATTTCCGAAAAACGGTGGATTCCATAGCCATGCTACGCCATTGCACCAGGCCGTAAGTTCGGGTTCATTAGATTCTGTAAAACTGCTAGTTGAGGCGGGCGCAAGTCTTTATGCTACAGATAAAATTTATAATGGAACACCACAGGGATGGGCTGCTCATATGCAGTCCGATGATTCTAATGACGAATTGAGAAAAAGAAATTTCGGGTTGATTAAAACATTCTTGCATACATCAGAAGATGCACATTAA
- a CDS encoding carbonic anhydrase family protein: MKTLFISAVLVVCLYSCKEKVQNQPPAFGGAHLIDTTIITADQQAKLTPEKILEGLKEGNKEYTEDQLVVRNTSARIRQASTGQYPGTVVLACMDSRVPVEDIFHAGIGDMFVTRVAGNIVNEDILGSLEYGCKVSGAKVIIVLGHEHCGAITSAIKDVKVGNITALLAKITPAIKDLDNTYKGDKKYTNDDYVEKVCEENVRLSIKNIRDKSPIIKDMETKHELIIVGAVYDMQTGVVSFL, encoded by the coding sequence ATGAAAACCTTATTTATATCTGCCGTTTTAGTTGTTTGCCTTTATTCATGTAAAGAGAAGGTACAGAACCAGCCACCTGCTTTTGGAGGTGCCCATTTAATTGACACCACCATAATTACAGCGGATCAGCAAGCAAAGCTTACGCCCGAAAAGATACTTGAAGGCCTGAAAGAGGGCAATAAAGAATATACTGAAGATCAGCTTGTGGTTAGAAATACTTCCGCCCGTATCCGCCAGGCATCAACAGGCCAATACCCGGGCACTGTTGTATTGGCCTGTATGGATTCGCGCGTACCAGTTGAGGATATCTTTCACGCGGGTATAGGTGATATGTTTGTAACACGTGTAGCTGGTAATATAGTTAATGAGGATATACTGGGCAGCTTAGAATATGGCTGCAAGGTGTCGGGCGCCAAAGTGATCATTGTGCTGGGGCATGAACATTGCGGCGCAATTACATCTGCCATTAAAGATGTAAAAGTAGGTAATATTACCGCCCTGCTCGCAAAAATTACCCCGGCTATAAAAGACCTTGACAATACTTACAAGGGCGATAAAAAATATACTAATGATGATTACGTGGAAAAAGTATGTGAGGAGAATGTTCGCCTGTCCATAAAAAATATCAGGGACAAAAGCCCGATAATCAAAGATATGGAAACCAAGCACGAGCTTATTATAGTCGGTGCAGTATATGATATGCAAACCGGGGTAGTAAGCTTTTTATAA
- a CDS encoding KTSC domain-containing protein: MKKIVDYRKLLEVNKDSELAELKTVYRSLMKTWHPDKFQESAEAKLAAEEKSKHIIEAYHFLVSIAPETLSQSIEEYNTTTGTCGILDFEYKSQVLKIYFTDDSVYEYFDVPKEVYRKLINADSPGRFARRHIFNSYVYRSVNKLVANG; encoded by the coding sequence ATGAAAAAAATTGTTGATTACAGGAAACTTTTAGAAGTAAATAAAGACTCGGAACTAGCGGAACTAAAAACCGTTTACAGAAGCTTGATGAAAACCTGGCACCCGGACAAATTCCAGGAAAGTGCTGAGGCTAAACTGGCTGCCGAAGAAAAAAGTAAGCACATTATTGAAGCTTATCACTTCCTGGTAAGTATCGCCCCGGAAACACTGAGCCAATCTATTGAGGAATATAATACGACTACAGGAACCTGCGGAATTTTAGATTTTGAATACAAATCACAGGTGCTTAAGATCTATTTTACCGACGATAGTGTATACGAGTATTTTGATGTACCCAAAGAGGTTTATCGTAAACTGATTAATGCCGATTCGCCGGGCCGTTTTGCCAGAAGGCATATTTTCAACAGCTACGTTTACAGGAGCGTTAATAAGCTTGTTGCTAACGGGTAA